The genomic segment attttatctaaacCTTGTTACAATTCTTTTGTATAGCCCAATTTTCATGATGTATCAACATAGGCTTATGCTACAAAGTATGAATGGCAGTGACACTGAGTGAGCATTTCATGACATTAGAGAGTGGAGCTCAATATATTTATACTTCTATATGCACTATATACTTAGATATATGgttaaatgtattaaatgtgGTCTTTTTGTGGGCCTGACTTGAAGCTAAAATTCCCATTTGAGAGCtgattaattaataataacatTTCTGACTGCTTTTTAGCTCCATATACCAATTTTCCTAATTTGCTGAGAGAATTTTGCTCTTCAGGCTGCTAGTGAATGTCTGAACATATAGGGCCACAGCTGATACTTCTATACCTGCTTTAAAGGAGATACTGGATTTGATGGACCACTTGGACATCCTGGACTACCTGGAAAAATTGGTAATGTGGGACGACTTGGACTTCCTGGACCACCTGGACAAGCTGCAGACTGCAGAATAGGTGACAATCAGTTTTTACTAGTTTCATTAGTTATGAaattctatttttcattttcatttcattatctCATCTAAGGGCAGCACAGTGGAACAGTGGGTAGCATGGTTTTCTCACAGTAAGAAaatcctgagttcaattccaccatcaggctggggtctttctgtttttctactTGTGTTTCAGTGGGGGGGGTTTTCCCAGgtactctggtttcctcccagAATCAGAAGACATTCAGTTTGTGGAGTTACATTAATTGcctgtgagtgtgaatggttgtctgtctctatgttttACCCCTACGGCAGACTGGCaaactgtccagggtgtaccctgcctctcaccgtAATAAAGCTGGGATAGGGTCCAGCTCCCCCATGACCCTGAACCAAAcaagcggaagagaatggatggatggatggataaatgatATAAATTTAGTATAGGTtaagcaaaacaacaacaaaaaaaggattGTTAGAGGAACTTACACTGCAAATACTCATGCATGTCAGGTCTATGCCATCAGCTCTTGTGTTAATGAGTGTGTGTATTCCCCACTTGCACTGCGGTCAGTCAGTCTTTAatcttcaagctcgggtcctctaccggAGGCCTAgtagcttgagggtcctgtgcagtatctttgCTGCTCCTCGGAGTGTGCTCTTCTGAACAGAGATCTTGGATATTGTTCCTTCTGATGCCACTCGCCCAGTTTGGGGGTCACTGCCCCGACTGCTCTGATTACCACGGGGAACAATGTTGCATTCACCCTCCAAATCTTGTCTTGCTCTTCTCTTAACCCTTTGTATTTCTGAAGTTTCtggtgttccttcttcctgatgttgctatcaCTTGCTATCACTCATGGATCTTTGTTGTCTTATCCTGCATAGTCGTTCTCACTAGTCCTTGACCTCCTTGCTTCCGCTTGAGCATAGAGTCTGTGCATGTTGGACTTGAGGTGAAatcctccatgcatggtaaggagatTTCAattcttgatgtcagtggcttctatttCCTCCTTTGGTCATCTTTTAATACCAGCAGGGTATCTGATGAGCATCAGATTCCAGGGTACTTGTAACTATCCTCAGTGTCTGctatgttgccttctggtagtacagtcccctcagttctgactacttCCCCCCTCTTTATTAACGTCCAACTACACTTCTCCTGTCTGAATGACATTTCAGTGTCTTTGATGTAGATCCTAATGGTGTGGAACAGTGAATTGATGTTTAATTTGTGatagcttgatgtcatccatgaaGCGGAGGTGGATAATGGCAAACAGACAGGGAAACACTGAGGGAACTGCCGGTAATAGAAACAAAGACTTAAACGCAAGAAGAGGATTAGCAAAAGTGAATCAataaacacaaagtaaaaaaggaaaaccacaTTATAAAACTAAGCCTAGGCATATCAATGGCAGTGATAGAAGCTGACTCTGACCATTGAATCGACTGACAGGagcaaaagtaaaaacaacctctgttaaatgtaatttataaaAGATTTATAAAAATTACTTTTGGCACTTCAATGCATACACTACACACTCTGTTTATGCTGGGGTACCAGATCCTTAGTTTAGATCAATATTTAGTGTTTTGGAGTGTGAAAAGACACAGAAATGTGCTATTTTGGAAAGAGTGCATCTTAGCCATCATTTTCCTTACTGGATTACTAAGTATCCATCACaagaaataataatgatatcaaaaatactactactactactactagtagtaattattattattattattattatattttagtcAATACCAATTAAATAGTATTTTCCTGAAGTCATGAATGGAGACCATGTCTTCAGTCTAACAAAACAAGGTCTCTCAATTGTGGGATATTTGAGTCTTGAAATAGGTGGTGGGTTGAGCAACGAACAGACTAGAGATGTGTTTCTGGGATTTGTTAAAAAAGAATGATTAGAGAATTGAAGCTGAAAAGTCAAAAAactaatgtttatttattaagagTTTACATACACAAAGAAATGTTGGGCCCAAATGACTACAACTCTGATAATTTTATCTGTTTGATCTAGAGCTCTTTGGTTACATAGACCAGGACCTTCAAACCATTAGAGCCCTAAAGGAAAGAATAACCAAGTTAGAGCTGGGTAAGTgtgctttttaaatttaaatgatgttttagatatttatttaacataatAATTTGAACTTTGAGCAATAAAGTTAAATGGAAGGATACATGGTGTGTAATGACTAGACGAAACCTTTTTTCTGCTGGTTTCTTTAAAGTAAAAGTAGTTTATTCCAATTTCTCTTTCTAtgctgctttctttttcagttaTAAACTACGATTTTGCCCGAGGAGTTGATGAAAAATATTTCGTGTCCAACAAGGAAAGAGGCTCTTTCTTGCAAGCTGTTGAGTTCTGCTCCCAGCGAGGATTAGAGCTGGCTTTGCCCCAGAGTGACAAAGAGAATTGCTTACTCACTGAAGTGTTTGAAAGCAGTCCTAAAACAGTCTGGATTAATGTCAGCAATAGAAAAGCAGAGGGAAACTTTGGAGCTGATATGAAAAACCGACCTCTGACCTTTACCAGCTGGGCAGAAGGGCAGCCAGACAAATCCATCCAGGATCCAGGCTGCACCACGCTGTCAGAAGACGGTGTTTGGAGAGTGACAAGTGAATGCTCTATGAATGCTTACATTGTTTGTCAGTTATAGAAATGCCTTTGATGACATGAAGTAAAGTATATCTCTTTGGATTCTGGTGTGGGAAAATCAAATGGAGTACAGATATGTAATCTAATGTATTACATATCGATCTGGTGCAATTTTCATATTCCTATAAAACAGGTCAAAAGATTCTTTCAAatcttttattacatttttaggtAAGGTGAAAAATTCTTTCGAGACCTACAGTATTTAGCAACCATTCACCATACAGTAGCCATATTTATATTCATACAGCAGAATGACAAGTTGTGGAGGGCATTCTGGTCCGGTGGCCCCaagatctcatctctgctttatgtACATGACTTGATCAAACAACAAACTGCTCTTTCTGCTTTGGCACACTATTAAGACACACCATTAAGCATTAGTAAGATATTAGTAAGTGTTTCAGTTATCATTTATAAAACATTACAAAGCATTACTCCTCCTGTATAAATACTGATATAAATGTTTATTCTTGATTAATAGGTTCATGTATAATGCATATGTAATATATAACTGTGatcaaagtatttacatgtagACTATTAAGTTTACATGCACTATTAAGATTAAGGTATGAGCTCATTTTTTGTGAATTTATTAATAGAGAATTTTATAAAAACttatttgattattattttatttacttattttatttttttaggtcATAGTTAATTCAGGCAGTTACTGGTAGTCATTTAACCATTTTGTGTGACTTCATCTAAATTAATTATTATGTTTACCTTATAAAGCATTTATTAACGAAAATAAAGTAGCTCACAAAGTCTTGGTTATCTTCACAACAGAAAAATGACAGACAAATCAAAAAGAGATACAAGATACAGAAGATTGCAATGTAAGTTGGAACAGCGTCTAAGATGGTAAGAGGGGTTtaagacagaaagagaagtTGGAGCTACAGGATATCTTACCTCTAACACCTTGTTAATCCTTTATATTGTCTaattattataaagtgttatCAAATGATGTTGCTTGAATGGATGTTTGTGTATACACACTTTAGTCTTTCTctgaccttttttgtttctctATTCTGTCTTGTTTCCAATCAAATACTCAccttgtttttatttcctcttcAACGAGTGGCTCATATATTTTTGACTTTGAGTTCTGAGCTGTATTTGTTTGAAAGCAGCACATGAAGCAGCCCAGCTAGTGGATAACTGCTTGTATACTGGTgagtttttattatattttagtgttaatACCATTTAACAAATTAACATCTCTGAATAACTTTGAAAACCTTTAACATCTTCTTGTTTATCTTTAAGCTCTGCATTTAAACAATGATGGCATGGCTCCAATTCTGTGTCCTTTTCCTGGTGGCTCCAATTGGGTATAGTCAGAATCCAGGTCCTCGTGGTCCCAAAGGAGACAGTGGACCTCCTGGACCAGCTGGTCCACCTGGAATACCAGGACCACCAGGTCAAAAAGGTGAGCAATAATCCTACAAACCACAATACTACTGACCAgatactatttatattttatctaaacCTTGTTACAATTCTTTTGTATAGTCCAATAAGTTTTCATGATGTATCAACATAGGCTTATGCTACAAAGCAAGAATAGCAGTGACACTGAATGAGCATTTTATGACATTAGAGAGTGGAGGCTCAATATATTTATACTTCTATATACACTTTATACTTAGATATATGGTTAAGTGTATTAAATACGGTCTTTTTTTGGTGCTGACGTGAAGCTAAAATTCCCATTTGAGTAGTGATTATTAATAACAAGGTATTTAACTGCTTTTTAGCTCCATATAACCAGTTTCCTAATGTTGTGAAAGAATTTTTCCTCTTTGGGCTGTGAGTGAATATCTGAACATATAGGGCTACACCTGATACTTCCATACCTGCTTTAAAGGAGATACTGGACTTATTGGACCACATGGAATTCCTGGACCACCTGGAGTAACCGGATTTATAGGACCACCTGGCTTTCCTGGACCATCTGGAAAAGATTCTGACTGCAGAACAggtgaaaattattttttattagtttcgTTAGTtattaagttttatttttcatttttgcacaCAAGGGCAGCACCAACCACATTCTTTCCTATGAAACATTCCCATAGAAACATTCAGTTGCCTTAACCATTgtaactttctttctttcagtccAACCACTCATTGTATCTATCTGTTGTAAATGCCGTGCAGGGGGCTGTACTCCCATGATGTTTCCTCTTCTTGCTCCTCTTCTGCCTGAGATATTCACTAAGCACATGATTGGTTGTGGCCATGTTTTTGATGTACTCATGGATCTTTGTTGTCTTCTCCTGGACAGTGGTTCTCACTAGTCCGTGATCTCCTTGCTTCCGCTTGAGTATAGAGTCTCTGGGTGTTGGACTTGAGGTGAAACCAACACAAGTACTAAAATCAAGGACTATGCCAAAATCTATTGAGGCAAGGATGAGTGTAGTAGGACTTGTAGTAGGCATATCAATGGCAGTGATAGTAGCTGACTCTGACGATTGAATGGA from the Oreochromis niloticus isolate F11D_XX linkage group LG7, O_niloticus_UMD_NMBU, whole genome shotgun sequence genome contains:
- the LOC102077728 gene encoding collectin-11 gives rise to the protein MMAWLQFCVLFLVAPIGYSQNPGSRGPKGDRGLPGPVGPPGVPGPPGQKGDTGFDGPLGHPGLPGKIGNVGRLGLPGPPGQAADCRIELFGYIDQDLQTIRALKERITKLELVINYDFARGVDEKYFVSNKERGSFLQAVEFCSQRGLELALPQSDKENCLLTEVFESSPKTVWINVSNRKAEGNFGADMKNRPLTFTSWAEGQPDKSIQDPGCTTLSEDGVWRVTSECSMNAYIVCQL